In a genomic window of Flavobacteriales bacterium:
- a CDS encoding MBOAT family protein codes for MLFNSFAFALFLPIVFAVYWWACRSLRSRNGLVLLASWFFYAWWDWRFLGLLILSTAVDFFLGLAISRTERGIHRKWLLGASIGLNLGLLGFFKYFDFFIEGLADVIAAFGMQPHLPVLSIVLPVGISFYTFQTLSYTIDIYHRRLAPTGDFVAFAAFVSFFPQLVAGPIERAANLLPQFQHPRALQLDRAKDGLRQMLWGFFKKIAVADGLAPVVDGIFSGETATTPGITLFFGAFFFAFQIYCDFSGYSDIAIGCARLFGFSLSRNFNYPYFSRSLGEFWRRWHISLSTWFRDYLYIPLGGNRGGRTRTFLNRLVTFAVSGFWHGANWSFVGWGIAHGMLHPGGSRAPRMTGRNRTLSEVPGLRDLPAIMSTFLIVTLTWVLFRSSSLSEGGQYLWSIASNALQSPGALMLHLGREEMILLIAMIAIEWRARTQEHALAALPHSAIVRWALYLFITLITLSRFDLRTQHAFIYFQF; via the coding sequence ATGCTCTTCAACTCGTTCGCCTTCGCGCTCTTCCTGCCCATCGTGTTCGCGGTGTACTGGTGGGCCTGCCGGTCGCTGCGATCGCGGAATGGCCTTGTGCTGCTCGCCAGCTGGTTCTTTTACGCATGGTGGGATTGGCGTTTCCTCGGGCTGCTCATCCTGAGCACGGCCGTCGATTTCTTCCTGGGCCTGGCGATATCCCGCACGGAACGGGGAATTCACCGCAAGTGGCTGCTCGGTGCGAGCATCGGGCTCAACCTGGGTTTGCTGGGCTTCTTCAAGTACTTCGATTTCTTCATCGAGGGCCTGGCGGACGTGATCGCCGCTTTCGGGATGCAGCCGCACCTGCCGGTGCTCAGCATTGTGCTTCCCGTGGGCATCAGCTTCTACACCTTCCAGACGCTCAGCTACACCATCGATATCTACCACAGGCGATTGGCGCCCACTGGCGATTTCGTCGCGTTCGCGGCTTTCGTTTCCTTCTTCCCGCAACTGGTGGCCGGGCCCATCGAGCGCGCGGCCAACCTGCTGCCCCAGTTCCAGCATCCGCGTGCATTGCAGCTTGATCGCGCCAAGGATGGCCTTCGGCAGATGCTCTGGGGTTTCTTCAAGAAGATCGCTGTGGCCGATGGCCTGGCACCTGTCGTCGATGGCATCTTCAGCGGTGAGACGGCCACGACGCCGGGCATCACGCTCTTCTTCGGAGCCTTCTTCTTCGCGTTCCAGATCTATTGCGACTTCAGCGGTTACAGCGATATCGCGATCGGCTGCGCGCGCCTGTTCGGTTTCAGCCTCAGCCGGAATTTCAACTATCCCTATTTCAGCAGGAGCCTTGGTGAGTTCTGGCGCCGCTGGCATATCAGCCTCAGCACCTGGTTCAGGGACTACCTGTATATCCCGCTGGGCGGCAACAGGGGAGGGCGCACCAGGACCTTCTTGAACAGGCTGGTCACCTTCGCTGTGAGCGGCTTCTGGCATGGTGCCAACTGGAGCTTCGTTGGTTGGGGCATCGCGCATGGGATGCTGCATCCTGGGGGATCCCGTGCGCCAAGGATGACGGGCAGGAATCGAACCCTATCTGAAGTGCCCGGGCTTCGCGACCTGCCAGCGATCATGTCGACCTTCCTGATCGTCACGCTCACTTGGGTGCTCTTCCGCTCGAGCAGCTTGAGCGAAGGGGGGCAATACCTATGGAGCATTGCGTCGAATGCGCTGCAAAGCCCAGGAGCGCTCATGCTGCACTTGGGCCGTGAGGAGATGATCCTGTTGATCGCCATGATTGCCATTGAGTGGCGCGCGCGCACCCAGGAGCATGCCTTGGCCGCCTTGCCTCATAGCGCCATCGTGCGCTGGGCGCTTTACCTCTTCATCACGCTCATCACTTTGTCGCGGTTCGACCTGCGCACGCAACATGCCTTCATCTATTTCCAGTTCTGA